Proteins from one Pyrobaculum neutrophilum V24Sta genomic window:
- the tsaA gene encoding tRNA (N6-threonylcarbamoyladenosine(37)-N6)-methyltransferase TrmO yields MSCPICLRPVGVVEVGLPRLGRVDKYDFVSVIRIFDEYVEGLGGLEEYSHAFIIWLFHETPGVRLRLRPWGREDFPEVGIFATRFTQRPNPIALSIVKIVEVDPPRLRVLGLDAWSGSPVLDIKPYDHLDVVNEFRTPDWFEEFFKETRGGLPRWLGPSR; encoded by the coding sequence GTGTCGTGTCCAATCTGCCTAAGGCCTGTGGGGGTTGTGGAGGTGGGCCTCCCGCGGCTGGGGCGGGTGGATAAGTACGACTTCGTGTCTGTGATTAGGATTTTCGACGAGTATGTGGAGGGGCTTGGGGGGCTGGAGGAGTACAGCCACGCCTTCATAATATGGCTCTTCCACGAAACGCCGGGCGTCAGGCTGAGGCTGAGGCCCTGGGGTCGGGAGGACTTCCCCGAGGTGGGCATATTCGCGACGCGCTTCACGCAGAGGCCCAACCCCATCGCCCTCTCCATAGTCAAGATCGTGGAGGTGGACCCGCCCAGGCTCAGAGTCCTAGGCCTCGACGCGTGGAGCGGGAGCCCCGTGCTGGACATAAAGCCCTACGACCACCTCGACGTCGTCAACGAGTTCAGAACCCCCGACTGGTTCGAGGAGTTTTTCAAAGAGACACGCGGCGGGCTCCCCAGGTGGCTAGGCCCAAGCCGCTGA